Proteins from a genomic interval of Pelagicoccus enzymogenes:
- a CDS encoding efflux RND transporter periplasmic adaptor subunit has protein sequence MKFSALIGISCILAQQLGAAAGDSNLIILDATGVRNLGIETVEAVERDFESTVFAIGRIEEIPSSRSVLSSRIPGRIVSLSVFEGDSVSEGQILAKVESRQLGNPPPTIELKAPQAGLVVNSHVRLGQPVEPDSELLDISDRSRMWAVAKIPEQEAAQVELGSLAHIRVPALGGELIEATLYRFGVDADRQAGAVEGIFVLENPEGNLKPGMRAEFSIVLEKRNNVMTIPRESVQGDPSGRVVFVRDFELPNAFVRAPVVLGEQNDRFVEVLAGLFPGDEVVTRGSYSLAFAGGGSGISLKEALDAAHGHEHNEDGSEMTPEQRPARQGEKAGAHGHEHHGEVGRWLLFYAIGMTVLCAFLGQRLLGRSKPGKG, from the coding sequence ATGAAGTTTAGCGCATTGATCGGGATCTCCTGCATTCTGGCCCAGCAATTGGGAGCTGCAGCGGGGGATTCGAACTTGATAATCTTGGACGCAACTGGCGTTCGTAACCTAGGTATTGAAACCGTCGAAGCTGTCGAACGGGACTTTGAGAGCACGGTGTTCGCCATTGGGCGAATCGAGGAGATCCCTTCCTCTCGCTCGGTGTTGTCCAGCCGAATTCCCGGGCGGATCGTGAGCCTGAGCGTCTTCGAAGGAGACTCTGTTTCCGAAGGGCAGATACTGGCCAAGGTCGAAAGTCGCCAGTTGGGCAATCCGCCGCCGACGATCGAGCTGAAAGCTCCTCAAGCAGGTCTGGTGGTGAATTCCCACGTGAGGCTTGGCCAGCCAGTGGAGCCAGACAGCGAGCTGCTCGACATATCGGACCGTTCTCGTATGTGGGCGGTAGCGAAGATTCCCGAGCAGGAGGCCGCTCAAGTAGAGCTGGGTTCCCTGGCCCATATTCGCGTCCCGGCCCTCGGGGGCGAGCTGATTGAGGCCACCTTGTATCGCTTTGGCGTAGATGCCGATCGCCAAGCGGGAGCGGTGGAAGGGATATTCGTTTTGGAGAATCCTGAGGGGAACCTGAAGCCAGGAATGCGAGCGGAGTTTTCCATTGTATTGGAAAAACGGAACAATGTGATGACGATCCCCCGGGAATCGGTTCAGGGAGACCCCTCCGGTCGGGTTGTCTTTGTCAGGGATTTCGAGCTGCCCAATGCCTTCGTGAGAGCTCCCGTCGTCTTGGGAGAGCAGAACGACCGTTTCGTGGAGGTGCTTGCCGGCTTGTTTCCGGGGGACGAGGTGGTGACGCGAGGTTCCTATTCGCTCGCTTTCGCGGGCGGGGGCAGCGGCATCTCGCTCAAGGAGGCTCTGGATGCGGCCCATGGCCACGAGCACAACGAAGATGGCTCCGAAATGACGCCAGAACAAAGGCCGGCTCGTCAAGGGGAGAAGGCTGGCGCTCACGGTCATGAGCACCATGGAGAAGTGGGCAGGTGGCTGTTGTTCTACGCGATTGGGATGACTGTTCTCTGCGCGTTTTTAGGGCAACGGCTCCTTGGTCGTTCCAAGCCAGGTAAGGGGTAG